A window of Hymenobacter aerilatus contains these coding sequences:
- a CDS encoding Uma2 family endonuclease, with amino-acid sequence MEQQQSASRFYSVEEYLALEEQSEMRHEYYRGEVFAMAGGTANHNELVLNLVMLLRAGAQPRGCRVFAESVQLAVSQGLYYTYPDVMVTCHPGDIAAERQMHHPLLLAEVLSPSTAERDRIWKMLRYQRLDSLRHYLLISQEYQAVEWYQRASAEALWTHRVLIHDEFLELLELALRIRVGDIYGSLNIQLSTTDKPLPGEGFEKE; translated from the coding sequence ATGGAACAGCAGCAATCCGCCTCGCGTTTTTATTCAGTGGAAGAATATCTCGCATTGGAGGAGCAATCAGAAATGCGCCATGAGTATTACCGCGGAGAGGTGTTTGCGATGGCAGGAGGCACAGCCAATCATAACGAATTGGTATTAAACCTAGTGATGTTGTTACGGGCAGGTGCACAACCACGCGGCTGCCGAGTGTTTGCTGAAAGCGTGCAGTTGGCAGTGTCGCAAGGACTGTACTATACGTATCCCGATGTGATGGTGACCTGTCATCCCGGCGATATAGCTGCCGAACGGCAAATGCACCACCCATTGCTGCTGGCGGAGGTTCTGTCGCCTTCTACTGCCGAGCGTGACCGAATCTGGAAGATGCTGCGGTACCAGCGGCTCGATTCGTTGCGGCACTACTTGCTGATTTCGCAGGAGTATCAGGCTGTAGAGTGGTACCAACGCGCTTCCGCAGAGGCTCTCTGGACGCATCGGGTACTCATTCACGATGAATTTCTGGAGTTACTTGAATTGGCACTACGTATCAGGGTAGGTGATATTTACGGATCACTTAACATTCAGCTTTCCACCACGGATAAGCCTCTTCCGGGAGAAGGGTTTGAAAAAGAGTAA
- a CDS encoding NADH-quinone oxidoreductase subunit C encodes MADPIEESAAAQATAVAQEDPNKLTNAKILARLQELFGAETFTDVEEPYGLLTATTTRERIHEIIQTLAGEQDLKMHFLTTMCGVHFPESEGKELSMVYHLHSLVNNVRLRLKIFFPIADPVVPTLTDVYATANWMEREAYDFYGIIFQGHPNLIRILNVEDMDYHPMRREYPLEDGTREDKTDLFFGR; translated from the coding sequence ATGGCTGACCCCATTGAAGAATCTGCCGCTGCTCAAGCCACTGCCGTTGCGCAGGAAGACCCCAACAAGCTCACTAACGCAAAGATTCTTGCGCGCCTGCAAGAACTCTTCGGCGCTGAGACCTTCACTGATGTGGAGGAGCCGTATGGGTTGCTGACGGCTACTACCACCCGCGAGCGGATTCACGAGATTATTCAGACGCTGGCTGGCGAGCAGGATTTGAAGATGCATTTTCTGACTACTATGTGTGGCGTGCACTTTCCTGAGAGCGAAGGCAAGGAGCTCAGCATGGTGTATCACCTGCACAGCCTAGTGAACAACGTGCGACTGCGGCTGAAAATCTTCTTTCCTATTGCTGATCCCGTGGTGCCTACCCTTACCGATGTATATGCTACAGCCAATTGGATGGAGCGGGAGGCGTACGATTTCTACGGCATTATCTTCCAGGGGCATCCGAACCTTATCCGCATTTTGAATGTGGAGGATATGGACTACCACCCTATGCGGCGCGAATACCCGCTGGAGGATGGTACCCGAGAAGACAAAACTGACCTGTTCTTTGGTCGCTAA
- a CDS encoding NADH-quinone oxidoreductase subunit NuoE family protein, with protein MEPTNAPAKPQFSAAAQDEIKRIITHYPEDRKKSALLPVLHIAQAEFGGWVSPEVQTLVAETLDLKPIEVYEVATFYTMFNLKPVGKHVLEICRTGPCMLRGSDELTAHLERLTGAKVGGETSPDGLFTLKEVECLAACGFAPIVQVREKYYEQLDTPENVDAMLTELRNMVHRPILPWEALAQN; from the coding sequence ATGGAACCTACGAACGCCCCTGCCAAGCCTCAGTTTTCGGCGGCTGCTCAGGACGAAATCAAGCGCATCATCACGCATTACCCCGAGGACCGCAAGAAATCGGCACTACTCCCGGTATTGCACATTGCCCAGGCTGAGTTTGGCGGTTGGGTAAGCCCCGAGGTACAAACACTGGTGGCCGAAACGCTGGACCTCAAGCCTATCGAGGTGTATGAGGTAGCCACGTTTTACACTATGTTCAACCTAAAGCCAGTAGGGAAGCACGTGCTCGAAATTTGCCGCACGGGTCCCTGCATGCTGCGTGGTTCCGATGAGCTGACTGCTCACTTGGAGCGCCTGACCGGCGCCAAGGTAGGCGGCGAGACCTCGCCCGATGGCTTATTCACCTTGAAAGAAGTGGAATGTCTGGCCGCCTGCGGCTTTGCCCCCATTGTACAAGTCCGCGAGAAATATTACGAGCAACTCGACACGCCCGAAAACGTGGACGCTATGCTCACGGAGCTGCGCAATATGGTGCATCGCCCCATCCTTCCTTGGGAAGCACTGGCGCAGAATTAA
- the nuoD gene encoding NADH dehydrogenase (quinone) subunit D: MNVPMLNDFSQELTTLNLGPTHPATHGIFQNILQMDGERIVSGVPTIGYIHRAFEKIAERRPFYQITPLTDRMNYCSSPINNMGWHMTVEKLLGVTVPKRAQYMRVIMMELARIADHLVCNGILGVDTGAFTGFLYVFEERENIYEIYEEVCGSRLTTNMGRVGGMERDFSDVAIQKLRTWLKRFPDVMREFEKLFNRNRIFMDRTIDVGGITAEKALNYGFTGPNLRATGVDYDVRVMNPYSSYDDFDFEIPVGTKGDTYDRYLVRNAEIWQSLRIIEQALENLPEGPFHADAPHYYLPPKQAVYKNMEALIYHFKIIMGEIEAPVGEVYHSVEGGNGELGFYLISDGGRTPYRLHFRRPCFIYYQAYPEMVVGQSLSDAILTLSSMNVIAGELDA, encoded by the coding sequence ATGAACGTGCCGATGCTAAATGACTTCAGCCAGGAGCTGACGACCCTAAACCTAGGGCCAACACACCCGGCTACGCACGGTATTTTTCAGAACATCCTGCAAATGGATGGAGAGCGGATTGTATCGGGTGTGCCTACCATCGGCTACATTCACCGGGCATTTGAGAAAATTGCCGAGCGTCGGCCGTTCTATCAGATTACGCCCCTAACGGACCGTATGAACTACTGCTCGTCGCCCATCAACAACATGGGCTGGCACATGACGGTAGAGAAGCTATTGGGTGTGACGGTACCCAAGCGCGCCCAATACATGCGCGTGATCATGATGGAGCTGGCCCGCATTGCCGACCACTTAGTGTGCAATGGCATTCTGGGGGTGGATACGGGTGCATTCACCGGTTTCCTTTATGTATTCGAGGAGCGCGAAAACATCTACGAAATTTACGAGGAAGTCTGCGGCTCGCGCCTGACCACCAACATGGGTCGGGTAGGCGGCATGGAGCGCGACTTCTCCGATGTAGCCATTCAGAAGCTGCGCACGTGGCTGAAGCGCTTCCCCGATGTGATGCGCGAGTTCGAAAAGCTGTTCAACCGCAACCGCATTTTCATGGACCGTACCATTGATGTGGGCGGCATCACGGCGGAAAAAGCGTTAAATTACGGCTTTACCGGTCCCAACCTGCGCGCTACCGGCGTCGACTACGATGTGCGGGTAATGAACCCTTACTCTTCCTACGACGATTTTGATTTTGAAATTCCGGTAGGAACCAAGGGCGACACCTATGACCGCTACCTAGTGCGCAATGCCGAAATCTGGCAGAGCCTGCGCATTATCGAGCAAGCCTTGGAAAACCTACCTGAGGGTCCCTTCCACGCCGACGCACCGCACTACTACTTGCCTCCCAAACAGGCTGTCTATAAAAACATGGAGGCGCTCATCTATCACTTCAAGATCATCATGGGTGAGATTGAAGCGCCTGTGGGTGAAGTGTATCACTCCGTGGAGGGTGGCAATGGGGAGTTGGGTTTCTATCTGATTTCGGATGGGGGCCGCACGCCGTACCGCCTGCACTTCCGGCGCCCTTGCTTCATTTATTACCAGGCTTATCCCGAAATGGTGGTGGGCCAGTCGCTCTCCGACGCCATCCTCACGCTGTCGTCGATGAACGTAATTGCCGGCGAGCTAGACGCCTAG
- a CDS encoding NADH-quinone oxidoreductase subunit B has product MDTRVPEIKTVPAPEGIEGAGFFATSLEKVVGIARANSLWPLPFATSCCGIEFMATMGAHYDISRFGSERPSFSPRQADLLMVMGTIAKKMAPIVKQVYEQMAEPRWVLAMGACASSGGIFDTYSVLQGIDRIIPVDVYVPGCPPRPEQVLDGLMRVQDLAKNESLRRRNSPEYQALLASYNIK; this is encoded by the coding sequence ATGGATACTAGAGTTCCCGAAATCAAAACCGTTCCGGCTCCTGAAGGCATTGAAGGCGCTGGTTTCTTTGCTACTTCCCTGGAAAAGGTAGTGGGCATTGCCCGCGCTAATTCCCTGTGGCCCCTCCCCTTTGCTACCTCCTGCTGCGGCATCGAGTTTATGGCTACCATGGGCGCCCACTACGATATTTCCCGCTTCGGCTCCGAGCGGCCCAGCTTTTCGCCACGCCAGGCCGATTTGCTGATGGTGATGGGCACCATTGCCAAAAAGATGGCCCCTATTGTGAAGCAGGTGTATGAGCAGATGGCCGAGCCTCGTTGGGTGCTGGCCATGGGCGCCTGCGCATCATCGGGCGGCATTTTTGATACTTACTCTGTGCTGCAGGGCATCGACCGTATCATTCCGGTTGACGTGTATGTACCCGGCTGCCCACCTCGCCCAGAGCAAGTGCTCGACGGCCTGATGCGCGTGCAGGATCTAGCCAAGAATGAGTCGCTGCGCCGCCGCAACTCGCCCGAGTATCAGGCGCTGCTGGCATCGTATAATATTAAATAA
- a CDS encoding NADH-quinone oxidoreductase subunit A, translated as MLLAVNTINYQPVDYLPMLVQFILAIAFVAFAMVVSHLVGPKRHSKVKDASWECGIESVGNARTPISVKYFLTAILFVLFDVEVIFMYPWAVNFRKLGTFGFIEMVVYLALVMAGFAYVIRKGILKWSEIPTAQPNYK; from the coding sequence ATGCTTCTCGCTGTAAACACCATCAACTACCAGCCGGTCGACTATTTGCCGATGCTGGTTCAGTTTATCCTGGCTATTGCCTTCGTAGCCTTTGCCATGGTAGTATCGCACCTGGTAGGTCCTAAACGCCACAGCAAGGTGAAAGACGCCTCCTGGGAATGTGGCATTGAATCGGTAGGAAACGCCCGCACGCCTATTTCGGTGAAGTACTTCCTCACGGCCATTCTGTTTGTGCTGTTCGACGTGGAAGTTATTTTCATGTACCCCTGGGCTGTGAACTTCCGCAAGCTGGGAACCTTCGGTTTCATTGAGATGGTAGTGTACCTGGCTTTGGTGATGGCAGGCTTCGCCTACGTGATTCGGAAAGGCATCCTGAAATGGAGCGAAATCCCTACGGCACAGCCAAACTATAAATAA